From a single Granulicella aggregans genomic region:
- a CDS encoding sensor domain-containing protein: MQVGSKVVHPLVVGSGVIAVVGVFIAFPWMLTNIFSATYLPHGFCFMWNPQLLWLHVISDIIISASYLVIAGTLVHLVRAARKDVPLQNIFFLFGAFILLCGLTHFLAVVVLWKPLYWMEGDVKLLTAAASLLTAIVLPLSIPKIRGILTSARLSAESERRFLAAANSSLDSIFILSSIRDAAGEIEDFKFNFVNPNAARLISRTPDEILGQRLCELVPFNRTSGLIERYKHVVETGVGFKEEFHISAERVLASWLKIQAIKLEDGIVITTSDITTRKRLEFERTKAFTHSLIDSSPATIIVTDLTYTITAINPAAERMLWYKPEEVVGKQTPLIFYDIEEIEDRAKKLTTKYGTQVTVNEVIFFVSRAQNIDDEAEWSFVRKGGSRLTVQVTVTPLVGDSAHDSGFMITAYDVSERKRREEYISHISQHDSLTGLPTRHLLFDRLAMAIERAKRMSTNCALLMCDLNEFKGVNDSYGHHAGDVLLSQLATRLKSTIRASDTVARMGGDEFVVLLEGIHNEAEAITIAKQIKESLRLPFTLSQNTTIHVDGSIGICMYPESASDSTSLLRNADVAMYHAKVEGGVQIEIYTKALAHTSMQKQEIAAGLRDALRNGELRLNYQPQLDLCDERVVGFECLLRWTNPRLGAISPAIFIPIAEASGLIQPIGAWVLKQACKDIRALNLKLGRELFISVNLSPRQMEQKGILEIVAEAIQESGIDPAWLELEITEGVLMKDSVATTAVLEGLRKLGVRIAIDDFGTGFSNMSYLLRLPIDCLKIDRSIIDGCSTTSNMSTVASAIIALAHQLKLSVVAEGAEMIEEIEFLQHEKCDRVQGFYFSRPLPLDQIVAMNLNGHGDGHKLRGEAQPAASR; the protein is encoded by the coding sequence ATGCAAGTAGGTTCGAAGGTCGTTCACCCTCTCGTCGTGGGGTCCGGAGTCATTGCGGTTGTTGGTGTCTTTATTGCGTTCCCCTGGATGCTCACCAACATCTTCTCCGCCACCTATCTTCCACACGGCTTCTGCTTCATGTGGAATCCGCAGCTACTCTGGCTGCACGTCATCTCCGACATCATTATCAGCGCCTCTTATCTGGTCATCGCCGGGACCCTTGTGCATCTGGTGCGGGCTGCGCGGAAAGACGTTCCGCTGCAGAACATCTTCTTTCTCTTTGGCGCTTTCATCCTCCTCTGCGGCCTCACCCACTTCCTTGCAGTCGTCGTCCTTTGGAAGCCGCTGTATTGGATGGAAGGAGACGTCAAGCTGCTTACGGCGGCCGCTTCCTTGCTCACTGCCATCGTCCTTCCCTTATCAATCCCTAAAATCCGCGGTATTCTCACGAGCGCCAGGCTCTCCGCCGAAAGCGAGCGCCGCTTCCTCGCTGCTGCCAACTCCAGCCTCGACAGCATCTTCATCCTCTCCAGCATTCGCGATGCCGCGGGAGAGATCGAGGACTTCAAATTCAATTTCGTCAATCCAAATGCCGCCCGGTTGATCAGCCGCACGCCCGACGAAATCCTGGGACAACGCCTTTGCGAATTGGTCCCATTCAACCGAACCTCCGGCCTCATCGAGAGATACAAACACGTCGTTGAGACGGGAGTCGGTTTCAAGGAAGAATTTCACATCAGCGCAGAGCGAGTCCTCGCGTCCTGGCTGAAGATCCAGGCCATCAAACTCGAAGACGGAATCGTCATCACCACCAGCGACATCACGACGCGAAAGCGCCTTGAGTTCGAGCGAACCAAGGCGTTCACTCATTCACTGATTGACAGCTCTCCAGCGACTATCATCGTCACCGACCTTACCTACACCATCACCGCGATCAACCCCGCCGCGGAGAGAATGCTCTGGTACAAGCCTGAAGAAGTCGTTGGAAAGCAGACGCCGCTCATCTTCTACGACATCGAAGAGATCGAGGACCGTGCCAAAAAACTTACGACGAAATATGGGACGCAAGTCACCGTCAACGAGGTCATCTTCTTCGTCAGCCGTGCCCAGAACATCGACGACGAGGCCGAGTGGAGCTTCGTTCGCAAGGGGGGATCACGCCTCACCGTCCAGGTCACAGTAACTCCCCTTGTCGGGGATAGCGCCCACGACTCCGGCTTCATGATCACCGCCTATGACGTCTCAGAGCGAAAGCGCCGCGAAGAGTACATCTCGCACATCTCCCAGCACGACTCGCTCACCGGCCTGCCCACGCGCCACCTCCTCTTCGATCGTCTGGCAATGGCCATCGAACGCGCAAAACGCATGAGTACAAACTGCGCTCTCCTCATGTGTGATCTCAATGAGTTCAAGGGAGTCAATGACTCCTACGGCCATCACGCCGGCGACGTTCTGCTCTCCCAGCTCGCCACCCGCCTGAAGAGCACCATACGGGCTAGTGACACCGTCGCCCGCATGGGTGGGGATGAGTTCGTGGTTCTTCTGGAAGGGATACACAACGAGGCCGAAGCGATCACCATCGCGAAACAGATCAAGGAGAGCCTTCGTCTGCCCTTCACCTTGTCGCAAAACACCACCATCCACGTAGACGGCAGCATTGGCATCTGCATGTATCCCGAGAGTGCCTCCGACTCGACCAGCCTGCTCAGAAATGCGGACGTGGCCATGTATCACGCCAAGGTTGAGGGAGGTGTCCAGATTGAGATCTACACCAAAGCGCTTGCCCACACCTCTATGCAGAAGCAGGAGATCGCCGCCGGCCTGCGCGATGCCCTGCGCAACGGCGAATTGCGCCTCAACTATCAGCCTCAACTTGACCTCTGCGACGAGCGCGTCGTCGGCTTTGAATGTCTCCTGCGTTGGACCAATCCGCGCCTCGGAGCTATCTCGCCCGCCATCTTCATCCCCATCGCCGAAGCGAGCGGCCTTATTCAGCCGATCGGTGCCTGGGTACTCAAGCAGGCGTGCAAGGACATCCGAGCACTCAACCTGAAGCTCGGACGCGAACTCTTTATCTCGGTCAATCTCTCGCCCCGCCAGATGGAACAGAAGGGCATCCTCGAGATCGTGGCGGAAGCAATTCAGGAAAGCGGAATCGATCCGGCTTGGCTCGAACTGGAGATCACAGAAGGCGTCCTGATGAAGGACTCCGTCGCTACCACAGCGGTGCTTGAGGGCTTGCGTAAACTCGGCGTCCGGATCGCGATCGACGACTTCGGTACCGGCTTCTCCAACATGTCCTACCTGCTGCGCCTGCCCATCGACTGCCTCAAGATCGACCGCTCCATCATCGATGGCTGCTCGACCACCTCGAACATGTCGACCGTTGCAAGCGCAATCATCGCGCTCGCTCATCAACTCAAGCTCAGCGTAGTCGCCGAAGGTGCAGAGATGATCGAAGAGATCGAGTTCCTGCAGCACGAGAAGTGTGACCGCGTTCAGGGATTTTACTTCTCCCGCCCGCTTCCCTTGGATCAGATCGTCGCCATGAACCTCAATGGCCACGGCGACGGCCACAAGCTGCGCGGAGAAGCTCAACCGGCTGCCAGCCGCTAG
- a CDS encoding MBL fold metallo-hydrolase, with protein sequence MQTGSSETAVPCVVVPPKKLANTPNGDPEQAYNPPGVRNTDSCLPLRRTGPVVHDYECDGPAAGDITLRWIHGSVVAAKNTDPRVHVIAYNEDTYILRENPCVHWEAPFTYLLFGNSGALLIDTGATPEAEFYPLRKTVDALVRRWCQMRGRKTIPLTVVLTSGEDVAQHQGRGQFVGRPETTLAPMELAAAKQFYGLGEWPKGTGKIDLGGRVITVIPTPGTHKDGVTFYDSYNKLLYTGDLLYPGRIMIANDRDYVTSLTRLKAWSESHTVKWVMGGHIEMMFVPGRAYPRFRNHREFEHVLQLEPRVIDEALTYATGIVGKATVVFREEFILLNRVGPDEQVYRTGADMPEIPVPFWLP encoded by the coding sequence ATGCAAACGGGTAGTTCAGAGACGGCTGTTCCTTGCGTCGTGGTACCGCCGAAGAAACTGGCGAATACACCGAATGGCGATCCGGAGCAGGCTTATAACCCGCCGGGGGTGAGGAATACGGACTCGTGTCTGCCGCTGCGCCGGACAGGGCCGGTGGTGCATGACTACGAGTGTGACGGGCCGGCCGCGGGAGATATCACGCTGCGGTGGATTCATGGGTCAGTGGTGGCGGCGAAGAATACCGATCCGCGGGTCCATGTGATCGCCTACAACGAGGACACGTACATCCTGCGCGAGAATCCGTGCGTGCATTGGGAGGCTCCGTTTACGTACCTGCTGTTCGGGAACAGCGGGGCGTTGCTGATCGATACGGGAGCGACTCCGGAGGCGGAGTTTTATCCGCTGCGGAAGACGGTGGATGCGCTGGTGCGGCGGTGGTGCCAGATGCGGGGAAGGAAGACGATTCCGCTGACGGTGGTGCTGACGTCGGGTGAGGATGTCGCGCAGCACCAGGGGCGAGGGCAGTTTGTGGGAAGGCCGGAGACTACGCTTGCGCCGATGGAGTTGGCGGCGGCAAAACAGTTCTATGGTTTGGGAGAGTGGCCGAAGGGGACGGGCAAGATCGACCTGGGCGGGAGGGTGATCACCGTCATTCCCACGCCGGGGACGCATAAAGATGGGGTGACGTTCTATGACTCGTACAACAAGCTGCTTTATACGGGCGACCTGCTGTATCCGGGCAGGATCATGATCGCGAACGATCGAGACTATGTGACTTCGCTGACAAGGCTGAAGGCGTGGAGCGAGAGCCACACGGTGAAGTGGGTTATGGGCGGACACATTGAGATGATGTTTGTGCCAGGGAGAGCCTATCCGCGGTTCAGGAACCATCGCGAGTTTGAGCATGTGCTGCAGTTGGAGCCTAGGGTGATCGATGAGGCGCTGACGTATGCGACGGGGATCGTTGGGAAGGCGACGGTTGTGTTTCGCGAGGAGTTCATTCTGCTGAACCGCGTGGGGCCGGATGAACAGGTGTATCGGACAGGAGCGGATATGCCGGAGATTCCGGTGCCGTTCTGGCTGCCATAG
- a CDS encoding proline iminopeptidase-family hydrolase — MSDGLNPVGIKVAGIKMVPVMGGRYKVWTKRMGEGPLKVLLLHGGPGFTHQYLEAMESFLPQAGIEMYYYDQLGCGNSDKPDDPALWTRERYREEVEEVRVGLGLEDFVLYGQSWGGMLSIEYALKYQRHLKGLVISNMTAGIQAYLGRLDYLKGLLGPESRERLEILDAARDYDNPEYERIMMEELYPQVICRTKPWPEPVTRAFRDANLAIYHEMQGKSEFVVTGNFKDWESWDRLHEITVKTLTIGAAHDTMDPEDLKRMATMVANGTSLICPNGSHLAMWDDQAVYFEGLLKFLKGL, encoded by the coding sequence ATGAGCGACGGGCTAAATCCGGTTGGAATCAAGGTGGCGGGGATCAAGATGGTGCCGGTAATGGGTGGCCGGTACAAGGTGTGGACCAAGCGGATGGGCGAAGGGCCACTCAAGGTGTTGCTGCTGCATGGCGGGCCGGGATTTACGCACCAGTATCTGGAGGCGATGGAGTCGTTCCTGCCGCAGGCGGGCATCGAGATGTACTACTACGACCAGCTTGGGTGCGGGAACTCGGACAAGCCGGATGATCCGGCGTTGTGGACGCGGGAGCGGTATCGCGAAGAGGTGGAAGAGGTGCGGGTGGGGTTGGGGCTCGAGGACTTTGTGCTGTATGGGCAGAGCTGGGGCGGGATGCTCTCGATCGAGTACGCGCTGAAGTATCAGCGGCACTTGAAGGGGCTAGTGATCTCGAATATGACGGCGGGTATCCAGGCTTACCTGGGGCGACTCGATTATCTGAAGGGGCTGCTGGGGCCGGAGTCGCGGGAGCGGCTGGAGATTCTGGACGCAGCGCGGGACTACGACAATCCGGAGTACGAGCGGATCATGATGGAAGAGCTTTATCCGCAGGTGATCTGCAGAACGAAGCCGTGGCCGGAGCCGGTGACGCGAGCGTTCCGCGATGCGAACCTTGCGATCTATCACGAGATGCAGGGTAAGAGCGAGTTCGTGGTGACAGGGAACTTCAAGGACTGGGAGAGCTGGGACCGGCTGCACGAGATCACGGTTAAGACGCTAACGATTGGAGCGGCGCACGACACGATGGATCCCGAAGATTTGAAGAGGATGGCGACGATGGTGGCGAATGGGACGTCGCTGATCTGTCCGAATGGGAGCCATCTGGCGATGTGGGACGACCAGGCGGTTTACTTTGAGGGGCTTCTGAAGTTTTTGAAGGGGCTGTGA
- a CDS encoding MBL fold metallo-hydrolase, which translates to MDRRSFLALPIVSVVIPTVSVVMEREAVAEPAVAKKQIDFATEVPAAGTWPERWICGSPSCMDNKDPAVQVHWYNEHTAYLRQNKAYSYEAPFMHLYFGNERILFIDQGYTQLRTDWGLRDVVDQCIAEWCTRNGRKPNDMELLLSFSHLHDDHYAGIDQFWDRPNTRFMGQTHEEMVGFWGMTNYPEERVALDLGGRKILIWGSPGHVESEFAYYDESTQILFTGDMFYRGRCYISFWDKWFASMERLMRFLETHAVTWVVGCHVEISRTGEDYPYGITYQPDEAPVQLTVAELKHAYEVAKTVTKPGIYFTGSVFLCNQTRGMTTVDTNPYAYD; encoded by the coding sequence ATGGATCGTAGAAGTTTTCTGGCTTTGCCGATCGTTTCGGTGGTGATTCCGACGGTGTCGGTGGTGATGGAACGCGAGGCGGTTGCGGAGCCCGCTGTTGCGAAGAAGCAGATTGATTTTGCGACGGAAGTTCCGGCGGCGGGGACGTGGCCGGAGAGGTGGATCTGCGGGTCGCCCTCGTGCATGGACAACAAGGACCCTGCGGTGCAGGTGCATTGGTACAACGAGCACACGGCGTATCTGCGCCAGAACAAGGCTTACAGCTATGAGGCTCCGTTTATGCACCTCTACTTTGGGAATGAGCGGATACTTTTCATTGACCAGGGTTATACGCAGCTACGGACGGATTGGGGGCTGCGGGATGTGGTCGACCAGTGCATTGCGGAGTGGTGCACGCGGAATGGACGGAAGCCCAACGATATGGAACTGCTGCTGAGCTTCAGCCATCTGCATGACGACCACTACGCGGGGATCGACCAGTTCTGGGACCGGCCAAACACTCGGTTCATGGGGCAGACGCATGAGGAGATGGTCGGCTTCTGGGGGATGACGAACTATCCCGAGGAGCGGGTGGCGCTGGACCTGGGCGGGCGGAAGATTTTGATATGGGGAAGCCCGGGGCATGTGGAGTCGGAGTTCGCTTACTACGACGAGTCCACGCAGATTCTCTTCACGGGAGACATGTTCTATCGCGGGCGGTGCTACATCAGTTTCTGGGACAAGTGGTTTGCGAGCATGGAGCGACTGATGCGGTTCCTGGAGACGCACGCCGTGACGTGGGTGGTGGGGTGTCATGTGGAGATCAGCAGGACGGGCGAGGACTATCCGTACGGGATTACGTATCAGCCGGATGAGGCTCCGGTGCAGTTGACGGTGGCGGAGCTGAAGCATGCGTACGAGGTCGCGAAGACCGTTACCAAGCCGGGGATCTACTTTACCGGGTCGGTGTTTCTGTGTAACCAGACGCGCGGTATGACCACGGTGGACACGAATCCTTACGCCTATGACTAA
- a CDS encoding tetratricopeptide repeat protein — MDQQTKETLKHDQFIDTTNSGISWASAHRSTLITGAVVLLVAIVAVIGGFALYNHRSEQAATDFGAALQAYQTPIAQPGQPVPPGVKTYSSVLERAKAANAMFLAVSDKYGMTHAGKLSLYFAGLTAIEAGQNAAAETDLKKVADGWNSDLAALAKLSLAQLYRQTSRDSQAIDLYNQLTAKPTSTVPAGLAQLQLAELYESEGKPAEAKKIYAQLKDKDAKGPIGQIAQQKLNPAPAGGPGGAIQAQ, encoded by the coding sequence GTGGATCAGCAGACCAAAGAGACTCTCAAGCACGACCAGTTCATCGACACCACCAACTCCGGCATCTCCTGGGCCAGCGCCCACCGCAGCACCCTCATCACCGGCGCTGTCGTTCTGCTCGTCGCGATCGTGGCCGTCATCGGCGGTTTCGCCCTCTACAATCACCGCTCGGAGCAGGCAGCCACCGACTTCGGTGCCGCCTTGCAGGCCTACCAGACACCCATCGCGCAGCCTGGCCAGCCCGTGCCTCCCGGCGTCAAGACCTACTCTTCAGTTCTTGAGCGCGCCAAGGCCGCCAACGCCATGTTCCTCGCCGTCTCGGACAAGTACGGCATGACCCACGCGGGCAAGCTCTCGCTCTACTTCGCCGGCCTTACCGCCATCGAAGCCGGCCAGAACGCCGCCGCCGAGACCGACCTCAAGAAGGTCGCCGACGGCTGGAACTCCGATCTCGCCGCCCTCGCCAAGCTCTCGCTCGCGCAGCTCTACCGCCAGACCAGCCGCGACTCCCAGGCCATCGACCTCTACAACCAGCTCACCGCGAAGCCGACCTCTACCGTTCCTGCCGGCCTCGCCCAGCTTCAGCTAGCCGAGCTCTACGAGTCCGAAGGCAAGCCAGCCGAGGCCAAGAAGATCTACGCCCAGCTCAAGGACAAAGACGCCAAGGGCCCCATCGGCCAGATCGCCCAGCAGAAGCTGAACCCTGCTCCCGCAGGCGGCCCCGGCGGAGCGATCCAGGCTCAATAG
- a CDS encoding beta-galactosidase, whose amino-acid sequence MNRRMFVLSAGAAVATLGVLPGRVAFSQGDTVNVSSNLLLLGTDYYPDQTPEHLWEDDATQMAAMGITNVRIAEFAWALMEPKEGFFEFAWLERSVKILNAHGIAVILGTPTAAPPSWLSKKYPEILIVNEHGVTLTYGSRRFTCPTNKTYRKLSLTIATEMAKRFANTPGVAGWQIDNELTLGNDARCYCRFCGEGFQAWTREKYKTLEAVNEAWGTVFWSNTYTDWSQIPVPLPSGAPTNPGLTLDYDRYQSYANVSYLEEQLTMLRRECPKHFITTNNVPGLVDTIDDRDLYRKLDFVSADNYPGFFALFFGGQSNSSVASFAHDFSRSVKDGKPFLVMEEQSGKAGQPYFSPQPEPGQIRLWTYQAISHGAMGINYFRWDTANFGAEEYWHGMIRHDRSHSPGFDEMKQTIKELKSLGREALNAPYVAEVALCFDSNSDWALTIQPSQMNLKYATELMTWYGCVGASNAGVDIVDATKDLSRYKVVYAPVMYIVTKEQAERIRSFVQGGGVFVAGFRLGVKEENDRVVDTPLPGLLRDVMGVEVLDTQPIYSEKQGVMFSGMLAGNEAECKVWSDILDPKGADVLATYTTGQYAGKAAITSHSFGRGKAVYVGAHLEPADLARVLLTLAATSGVKVAADVPRGVEITRRGSSKGTLTYVLNYNAEPVTVKVAGKMKDVLSGAAVSEAVSLDAYGVRVLMPI is encoded by the coding sequence ATGAATCGACGGATGTTTGTGCTGAGTGCTGGGGCTGCGGTGGCGACGTTGGGCGTTCTGCCGGGGCGGGTGGCTTTTAGTCAGGGCGACACAGTAAACGTTTCCTCTAATCTGCTGCTGCTGGGGACGGACTACTATCCTGACCAGACGCCCGAACATCTTTGGGAAGACGATGCCACCCAGATGGCGGCGATGGGCATCACCAACGTCCGCATCGCAGAGTTCGCCTGGGCGTTGATGGAGCCGAAGGAAGGATTCTTCGAGTTCGCATGGCTGGAGCGGTCGGTGAAGATTCTGAATGCGCATGGGATCGCTGTGATCCTGGGAACGCCGACGGCTGCGCCGCCTTCCTGGCTGTCAAAGAAGTATCCCGAGATCCTGATCGTGAATGAGCATGGGGTCACGCTGACTTATGGGTCGCGGCGGTTCACTTGTCCGACGAATAAGACTTACCGGAAGCTATCGTTGACGATAGCGACAGAGATGGCAAAACGGTTTGCCAATACGCCTGGGGTGGCGGGGTGGCAGATCGATAACGAACTGACCCTGGGAAACGATGCACGTTGTTACTGCCGGTTTTGCGGTGAGGGATTTCAGGCGTGGACAAGGGAAAAGTACAAGACGCTGGAGGCGGTGAACGAAGCGTGGGGGACGGTCTTCTGGAGCAATACGTATACGGATTGGTCGCAGATTCCAGTGCCGCTGCCCTCGGGGGCTCCGACGAATCCGGGGCTGACGCTGGATTATGACCGATACCAGAGCTACGCGAATGTGAGCTATCTCGAAGAGCAGTTGACGATGCTGCGGCGGGAGTGTCCGAAGCACTTCATCACGACGAACAACGTTCCAGGTCTGGTCGATACGATCGACGATCGCGATCTGTATCGGAAGCTGGACTTCGTTTCGGCGGACAACTATCCGGGATTCTTTGCGCTGTTCTTTGGTGGGCAGAGTAACTCTTCGGTGGCTTCGTTCGCGCATGATTTTTCGCGCAGCGTGAAGGATGGCAAGCCGTTCCTGGTGATGGAAGAGCAGTCGGGCAAGGCGGGGCAGCCGTACTTTTCTCCGCAGCCGGAGCCGGGGCAGATTCGGCTGTGGACGTACCAGGCGATCTCGCATGGAGCGATGGGGATCAACTACTTTCGCTGGGACACGGCGAACTTTGGAGCGGAGGAGTACTGGCACGGGATGATCCGGCATGACCGGTCGCATAGCCCGGGGTTCGACGAGATGAAGCAGACGATCAAGGAGCTGAAGTCGCTGGGGCGTGAGGCTTTGAACGCGCCGTATGTGGCGGAGGTGGCACTGTGCTTCGACTCGAACTCGGATTGGGCGCTGACGATTCAGCCAAGCCAGATGAATCTGAAGTACGCGACCGAGTTGATGACCTGGTATGGATGCGTTGGCGCGTCGAACGCGGGCGTGGACATTGTGGATGCGACGAAGGACTTGTCGCGGTACAAGGTGGTGTACGCGCCGGTGATGTACATCGTCACGAAGGAGCAGGCGGAACGGATTCGCAGCTTTGTGCAGGGCGGCGGCGTGTTTGTGGCGGGCTTCCGGCTGGGCGTGAAGGAGGAGAATGACCGGGTGGTCGATACTCCGCTGCCGGGATTGCTGAGGGATGTGATGGGGGTGGAGGTGCTGGACACGCAGCCGATCTATTCGGAGAAGCAGGGAGTTATGTTCTCCGGGATGCTGGCTGGGAACGAGGCGGAGTGCAAGGTATGGAGCGACATTCTCGATCCCAAGGGAGCGGACGTGTTGGCGACTTATACGACGGGGCAGTATGCGGGGAAGGCGGCGATTACGTCTCACAGCTTTGGTAGGGGCAAGGCGGTTTATGTGGGAGCGCACCTCGAGCCGGCCGACCTGGCGCGCGTGCTGCTGACTCTGGCCGCGACTTCCGGGGTGAAGGTAGCCGCGGATGTGCCGCGAGGCGTGGAGATCACCAGGCGGGGATCCAGCAAGGGAACGCTGACTTATGTGCTGAACTACAACGCTGAGCCGGTTACTGTGAAGGTGGCGGGGAAGATGAAGGATGTTTTGAGCGGGGCGGCGGTGTCCGAGGCGGTGAGTCTCGATGCTTATGGCGTGCGCGTCTTGATGCCGATATGA